Proteins from a genomic interval of Youhaiella tibetensis:
- a CDS encoding ABC transporter substrate-binding protein — protein sequence MSSKLMKTALMASVAFASLTGIAAAQDFDYGKFDGYTLKVKLIGGTQYEKLYTRIPEWEKLTGAKVEIVSSKNHFDLDREIKQDIASGTINWCVGSNHTSFAPQYGDLYIDLKDYIPESELAKYVPGTLKSSEVDGRLVQLPRVTDVSNIYYRKSLYADPARQAAYKEKFGKDLVPPETFEDFKNQIIFFADPPNLYGTAFAGKDEGMSGRFMEILRANGGDIFDENNKPIFNSEAGVAAVQWFKDIYDAKAVPAGTVNYTWDDIGQAMAAGQLAVDLDWPGFAGFYSDPASSKIADDLGFAVAPVGTSGHRGGWSGSHSFSVTQQCDNKEAAVSLAVFLTNDESEMMEAEAGNLPTRTKTFDEVVEWFKANNKPALAQMFPIWQKSLDEARTPPLIPQWIEVSNVIWPNVQAAIIGEKTPQQALDDAAAQATTIMQDAGLLQ from the coding sequence ATGTCATCGAAACTGATGAAAACCGCGCTCATGGCGTCGGTTGCGTTCGCGAGCCTGACCGGCATCGCCGCAGCGCAGGACTTCGATTACGGCAAATTCGACGGGTACACCCTCAAGGTGAAGCTGATCGGCGGTACCCAGTACGAAAAGCTCTATACCCGCATTCCGGAATGGGAAAAGCTCACCGGCGCCAAGGTCGAGATCGTTTCGTCCAAGAACCATTTCGATCTCGACCGCGAGATCAAGCAGGACATCGCCTCGGGCACCATCAACTGGTGCGTGGGCTCGAACCACACCTCGTTCGCCCCCCAATATGGCGATCTCTACATTGACCTGAAGGACTACATTCCCGAGAGCGAGCTGGCCAAGTACGTGCCGGGTACCCTCAAGTCCTCCGAAGTCGACGGGCGCCTGGTGCAGCTGCCGCGCGTCACCGACGTTTCCAACATCTACTATCGCAAGTCGCTCTACGCCGATCCTGCCAGGCAGGCGGCCTACAAGGAAAAGTTCGGCAAGGACCTGGTTCCCCCCGAGACCTTCGAGGACTTCAAGAACCAGATCATCTTCTTCGCCGATCCGCCGAACCTTTACGGCACTGCCTTTGCCGGTAAGGACGAAGGCATGTCCGGCCGCTTCATGGAAATCCTGCGCGCCAATGGCGGGGATATCTTCGACGAGAACAACAAGCCGATCTTCAACTCGGAAGCCGGCGTTGCCGCCGTCCAGTGGTTCAAGGACATCTATGACGCCAAGGCGGTTCCCGCCGGCACCGTCAACTACACCTGGGACGACATCGGCCAGGCCATGGCTGCCGGCCAGCTGGCGGTCGACCTCGACTGGCCGGGTTTCGCCGGTTTCTATTCGGACCCGGCTTCGTCCAAGATCGCCGACGATCTCGGCTTCGCCGTGGCGCCGGTCGGTACTTCCGGCCATCGCGGCGGCTGGTCCGGCTCGCACTCCTTCTCGGTGACGCAGCAGTGCGACAACAAGGAAGCGGCGGTGTCCCTGGCGGTGTTCCTCACCAATGACGAAAGCGAGATGATGGAAGCGGAAGCCGGGAACCTCCCGACCCGCACCAAGACGTTCGACGAAGTGGTCGAGTGGTTCAAGGCCAACAATAAGCCGGCCCTCGCCCAGATGTTCCCCATCTGGCAGAAGTCGCTCGATGAAGCCCGCACCCCGCCGCTGATTCCGCAGTGGATCGAAGTCTCCAACGTGATCTGGCCGAACGTCCAGGCCGCCATCATTGGCGAAAAGACCCCGCAGCAGGCCCTTGATGATGCCGCCGCCCAGGCGACGACCATCATGCAGGACGCCGGATTGCTGCAGTAA
- a CDS encoding Gfo/Idh/MocA family protein: MPSAPKPIVIIGGGGIVGDAHLPAYRLAGLPVAGVYDLDLAKAGTLAEKWSIRAFSTLEEAIATPNAVYDLALPPSAHLKVLPSLPDGAAVLLQKPMGSDLAEATEILKLCRAKNLRAAVNFQLRFSPMFLALKDAVDRGWLGDIVDVEVHLNLVTPWQLFPFLKGLPRIEIAVHSIHYLDAIRFFLGNPGGVHARTLGHPSTDLAQTRTSALIDFAPGQRVTLSINHNHDFGRRFQDASFRIEGSEGAAMVKLGVLLDYPKGEPDELWITRRGEDWTQVPLEGGWFPHAFRGTMSNLQRFAAGEDETLVTSVEDAWYTMALAEAAFASAAAPATPLEAKP, translated from the coding sequence ATGCCATCTGCGCCAAAACCCATCGTCATCATCGGCGGCGGCGGCATCGTTGGCGATGCCCACCTGCCGGCCTACCGGCTGGCCGGCCTGCCCGTCGCCGGCGTCTATGACCTCGATCTCGCCAAGGCCGGAACCCTGGCGGAAAAGTGGAGCATCAGGGCCTTTTCGACGCTCGAAGAGGCCATCGCCACCCCGAATGCCGTCTACGACCTGGCGCTGCCGCCCTCCGCACATCTCAAGGTTTTGCCGAGCCTGCCCGATGGCGCGGCGGTGCTGCTGCAAAAGCCCATGGGCTCGGACCTCGCCGAAGCCACCGAAATTCTAAAACTCTGCCGGGCGAAAAACCTCAGGGCGGCGGTCAATTTCCAGCTGCGCTTCTCCCCGATGTTCCTCGCCCTCAAGGATGCCGTCGATCGCGGCTGGCTGGGCGACATCGTCGATGTCGAAGTCCATCTCAATCTCGTCACCCCCTGGCAGCTCTTCCCCTTCCTCAAGGGCCTGCCGCGCATCGAGATCGCGGTGCATTCGATCCATTACCTGGACGCGATCCGCTTCTTCCTGGGCAATCCGGGCGGCGTCCATGCCCGCACGCTCGGCCATCCCTCGACGGACCTCGCCCAGACCCGCACCTCGGCTCTCATCGATTTCGCTCCGGGCCAGCGGGTGACGCTTTCCATCAACCACAACCACGATTTCGGCCGCAGATTCCAAGACGCCTCCTTCCGCATCGAGGGCAGCGAGGGCGCGGCCATGGTCAAGCTCGGGGTGCTTCTCGACTATCCCAAGGGCGAACCCGACGAACTCTGGATCACGCGCCGCGGCGAGGACTGGACGCAGGTGCCGCTCGAGGGCGGCTGGTTCCCCCACGCCTTCCGCGGCACCATGAGCAACCTGCAGCGCTTCGCCGCCGGCGAGGATGAGACGCTCGTCACCTCGGTGGAGGATGCCTGGTACACGATGGCACTCGCCGAGGCCGCCTTTGCCTCCGCCGCCGCCCCGGCCACCCCCCTCGAGGCCAAGCCATGA
- a CDS encoding CaiB/BaiF CoA transferase family protein: MDQDLPLTGLVVIDMCQFLSGPYASLRLQDLGARVIKIERPDGGDLSRRLYLTDTEIGGDSTNFHAINRSKESLALDLKNPDDLVALRKLLTQADVVLQNFRPGVIERLGLDYEAVKSINPRIVYASITGYGTEGPWVMRPGQDLLAQARSGLMWLNGDHDQGPVPFGLAVADMLAGSAACQGILASLVRRGITGQGAHVETSLMEALVDFQFEVLTAYLNDGQRMPKRSEFRSAHAYLSAPYGVYPTADGYLAIAMTPITKLADLFGLEALAPYKDKPKTWFSDRDAIKRIIAGHVATQSTDHWLSILEPADIWCAKVLTWDELMESEGFKILDMLQTVTREDNVSITTTRAPLRINGKRPRTSRAAPLIGEQSAKIRAEFGL; the protein is encoded by the coding sequence ATGGATCAGGATCTTCCGCTCACCGGCCTCGTCGTCATCGACATGTGCCAGTTCCTTTCCGGCCCCTATGCCTCGCTGCGCCTGCAGGATCTTGGCGCGCGCGTCATCAAGATCGAGCGTCCGGACGGAGGCGACCTCTCCCGTCGCCTCTATCTCACCGACACCGAGATCGGCGGCGATTCCACCAATTTCCACGCCATCAACCGCTCCAAGGAAAGCCTGGCGCTCGACCTCAAGAACCCGGACGATCTCGTGGCGCTCAGGAAGCTCCTGACCCAGGCCGACGTGGTGCTGCAGAATTTCCGCCCTGGCGTCATCGAGCGGCTCGGGCTCGACTATGAAGCGGTCAAGTCCATCAACCCGCGCATCGTCTACGCCTCGATTACCGGCTACGGCACAGAAGGCCCCTGGGTCATGCGTCCGGGGCAGGACCTTCTCGCCCAGGCCCGTTCGGGCCTCATGTGGCTCAATGGCGACCACGACCAGGGCCCGGTGCCGTTCGGGCTCGCCGTCGCCGACATGCTCGCCGGCTCCGCCGCCTGCCAGGGTATTTTGGCCTCGCTCGTCCGCCGCGGCATCACCGGGCAGGGCGCCCATGTCGAGACCAGTCTCATGGAAGCCCTCGTCGACTTCCAGTTCGAAGTGCTGACGGCCTATCTCAACGACGGCCAGCGCATGCCAAAGCGCTCGGAATTCCGCTCGGCCCACGCCTACCTCTCCGCCCCCTACGGCGTTTACCCCACCGCCGACGGGTACCTCGCCATCGCTATGACCCCCATCACCAAACTGGCCGACCTCTTCGGCCTCGAAGCTCTCGCCCCCTACAAGGACAAACCAAAAACCTGGTTCTCTGATCGCGACGCCATCAAGCGCATCATCGCCGGGCATGTCGCCACGCAGAGCACCGATCATTGGCTCAGTATCCTCGAGCCCGCCGACATCTGGTGCGCAAAGGTTCTCACCTGGGACGAGTTGATGGAGAGCGAGGGTTTCAAGATCCTCGACATGCTCCAGACCGTCACCCGCGAGGACAACGTCTCGATCACCACTACCCGCGCGCCGCTCCGCATCAACGGCAAGCGCCCCAGGACCTCGCGGGCCGCCCCTCTCATCGGCGAACAGAGCGCAAAGATCCGCGCGGAGTTCGGCCTGTGA
- a CDS encoding ATP-binding protein codes for MNVSIDMGKAAGGAAAMLDLEELLATRLLVQGNSGSGKSHLLRRLLEQSAPWVQHCVVDPEGDFVTLADKYGHLVVDGARTERELTAIAGRIRQHRVSVVLNLEGLDMEQQMRCAAAFLGGMFDADRDFWYPVLVVVDEAQIFAPAAAGDVSDEARKLSLGAMANLMSRGRKRGLAGVIATQRLAKLAKNVAAEASNFLMGRTFLDIDMARAADLLGMDRRQAEMFRDLPRGNFVALGPALSRKPLPIAIGPVETSARSTSPKLTPLPEAPQDAADLIFSAVAEEIRQPPVRRPAPPPPTPTADILTQLARKKPEHEPMPVSLFPEIDEAEREALLDQVMRELLDDPDAGFRTVAVLYQDFLVRCRIRRVPGEPLALPAFRRRLAVAKASVDEETASSDTWQQALALSERLTDDVQGVFLIVAQAAVTGAPCPPDATLARVYGTHSIGRARRLLTYFEERGLVVVRTDFHGQRIVAFPDIGVETAPGDPNGPDLEADQAAE; via the coding sequence ATGAACGTCTCGATCGACATGGGAAAAGCCGCCGGCGGCGCGGCGGCCATGCTTGATCTTGAGGAGCTGCTGGCGACCCGCCTCCTGGTCCAGGGCAATTCCGGCTCCGGCAAGTCCCACCTCTTGCGGCGCCTGCTCGAACAGAGCGCGCCCTGGGTGCAGCATTGCGTTGTCGACCCCGAAGGCGATTTCGTTACCCTTGCCGACAAATACGGGCACCTCGTCGTCGACGGCGCCCGCACCGAGCGCGAGCTCACCGCCATTGCCGGCCGCATCCGCCAGCACCGCGTCTCCGTGGTGCTCAATCTTGAAGGCCTCGACATGGAGCAGCAGATGCGCTGCGCCGCCGCCTTTCTCGGCGGCATGTTCGATGCCGACCGCGACTTCTGGTATCCCGTGCTCGTCGTCGTCGACGAGGCCCAGATCTTCGCCCCCGCCGCCGCCGGCGACGTCTCGGACGAAGCGCGAAAGCTCTCGCTCGGCGCCATGGCGAACCTGATGTCGCGCGGCCGCAAGCGCGGCCTTGCCGGAGTCATCGCTACCCAGCGCCTCGCAAAGCTGGCCAAGAACGTCGCCGCGGAAGCCTCCAACTTCCTCATGGGCCGCACCTTTCTCGATATCGACATGGCGCGCGCCGCCGATCTCCTCGGCATGGACCGCCGCCAGGCCGAAATGTTCCGCGACCTGCCGCGCGGCAATTTCGTCGCCTTGGGCCCGGCCCTGTCGCGAAAACCGCTGCCCATCGCCATCGGCCCGGTCGAGACTTCCGCCCGCTCCACCAGCCCGAAGCTGACCCCGCTCCCCGAAGCGCCGCAGGACGCCGCCGATCTCATCTTCTCGGCCGTCGCCGAGGAAATCCGCCAGCCGCCAGTGCGCCGCCCGGCCCCGCCTCCGCCCACGCCCACCGCCGATATCCTGACCCAGCTCGCCCGCAAGAAACCCGAGCACGAGCCTATGCCGGTGTCGCTCTTTCCCGAGATCGACGAGGCCGAGCGCGAAGCGCTGCTCGACCAGGTCATGCGCGAACTGCTCGATGATCCCGATGCCGGCTTCCGCACCGTCGCCGTGCTCTACCAGGACTTTCTGGTCCGCTGCCGCATTCGCCGTGTTCCCGGCGAGCCGCTGGCGCTTCCCGCCTTCCGCCGGCGCCTCGCCGTCGCCAAGGCCAGTGTCGATGAGGAAACCGCCTCCTCCGATACTTGGCAGCAGGCCCTCGCTCTTTCCGAGCGGCTGACCGACGACGTGCAGGGGGTCTTCCTCATCGTCGCCCAGGCCGCCGTCACCGGCGCCCCCTGCCCGCCCGACGCCACGCTTGCCCGCGTCTACGGCACGCACTCGATCGGGCGCGCCCGGCGCCTCCTCACCTATTTCGAGGAACGCGGCCTCGTTGTGGTGCGCACCGATTTCCACGGCCAGCGTATCGTGGCCTTCCCCGATATCGGCGTCGAAACCGCGCCCGGCGATCCCAACGGTCCGGACCTAGAGGCCGATCAGGCCGCCGAATAG
- a CDS encoding IclR family transcriptional regulator, with amino-acid sequence MDTEESDRYRAPALDKGLDILELLSGTEEGLSQAEIAKSLERSPNEIYRMLDRLVRRDYVRRTPGDRYELTLKLFELAHASPPVSRLVSQALPIMRRFAREAQQACHLVIQDRNILVVVAQVDSPGYWNVSIRVGSRISMVNTGSGHVFLAFASPEERRIMLEDVAGADELPADFATRLAKVREQGFETMASLQVASVTNLTVPILGPVGTILAVLTSPFTSRLDKRDAPDQRAVLDLLIAAGEEISKRPIAAPRD; translated from the coding sequence GTGGACACCGAGGAAAGCGATCGCTACCGCGCTCCGGCGCTCGACAAGGGGCTCGATATCCTCGAGCTGCTCTCGGGCACCGAGGAGGGCCTGAGCCAGGCGGAGATCGCCAAGTCGCTCGAGCGCTCTCCCAACGAAATCTACCGCATGCTCGATCGTCTGGTTCGGCGCGACTACGTGCGGCGCACGCCCGGGGACCGCTACGAGCTGACGCTCAAGCTCTTCGAGCTGGCCCATGCCAGCCCCCCGGTTTCCCGGCTCGTCAGCCAGGCTTTGCCGATCATGCGCCGGTTCGCGCGCGAGGCGCAGCAGGCCTGCCACCTGGTCATCCAGGATCGCAACATCCTCGTGGTGGTGGCGCAGGTAGACAGCCCCGGCTACTGGAACGTCTCGATCCGCGTCGGCTCGCGCATTTCCATGGTCAATACCGGCTCCGGCCATGTCTTCCTGGCCTTCGCCTCGCCCGAGGAGCGCCGGATCATGCTCGAAGACGTTGCGGGCGCCGATGAACTGCCCGCCGATTTCGCGACGCGCCTCGCCAAGGTGCGCGAGCAGGGCTTTGAGACCATGGCGAGCCTGCAGGTCGCGAGCGTCACCAACCTCACCGTCCCCATCCTCGGCCCGGTCGGCACGATCCTCGCGGTTCTGACCAGCCCGTTCACCAGCCGGCTCGACAAGAGGGATGCGCCCGACCAGCGGGCGGTTCTCGACCTGCTGATCGCGGCGGGCGAAGAGATTTCGAAACGGCCGATCGCGGCCCCGAGGGATTGA
- a CDS encoding amidohydrolase family protein yields the protein MRILDTHLHLVYQDRFSYPWLANAEPLNRQWTAESYFAEAEKLGIESAIHMEVDVAEPDIAGETAFVTQVHPRVIGAVASGRPEHEGFAEYLDLLVRNPKVRGVRRILHESPNELSQTPLFAENLRRLAPYHLSFDLCLRADQLPIGADLADKAPEVHFVLDHCGVPKVAAMELDPWRQYIRELASRPNVNAKISGIVAYAKPDWTVDDLRPFAEHVIESFGWDRVVWGSDHPVCTLTANLTRWVEATHQILSGASDDEKAKLLHRNAERIYRV from the coding sequence ATGCGCATACTCGATACGCACCTGCACCTGGTTTACCAGGATCGGTTCTCCTACCCCTGGCTGGCCAACGCCGAACCCCTCAACCGGCAATGGACGGCCGAAAGCTACTTCGCAGAAGCCGAAAAGCTTGGCATCGAATCGGCCATCCACATGGAAGTGGACGTCGCCGAACCCGACATCGCCGGAGAGACCGCCTTCGTCACCCAGGTGCATCCCCGCGTCATCGGCGCCGTCGCCTCGGGGCGCCCGGAGCACGAGGGATTTGCCGAGTACCTGGACCTGCTGGTGCGTAACCCCAAGGTGCGGGGCGTCCGCCGCATCCTCCACGAATCTCCCAACGAGCTGTCCCAGACCCCGCTCTTCGCCGAGAACCTGAGGCGTCTCGCGCCCTATCACCTCAGCTTCGATCTCTGCCTGCGCGCCGACCAGCTGCCCATCGGCGCCGACCTTGCCGACAAGGCCCCCGAGGTACACTTCGTGCTCGACCATTGCGGCGTGCCCAAGGTCGCCGCGATGGAGCTCGATCCCTGGCGGCAATATATCAGGGAACTGGCCAGTCGTCCGAACGTCAACGCGAAGATCTCGGGCATCGTGGCCTATGCCAAGCCCGATTGGACGGTCGACGACCTGCGCCCCTTCGCCGAGCACGTCATCGAAAGCTTCGGCTGGGACCGCGTCGTCTGGGGCTCGGACCATCCGGTCTGCACGCTCACGGCCAATCTCACCCGTTGGGTGGAAGCGACCCACCAGATCCTCTCGGGCGCCAGCGACGACGAGAAGGCCAAGCTCCTCCATCGCAATGCCGAGCGCATCTATCGGGTCTAG
- a CDS encoding MaoC family dehydratase, which produces MSTIGVSSTHPKTMPAEHADIPVWNSENWFYEDWPVGQKIRSLRRTISEGESMAFNALVTDMHPYVADDIFATTEGQFGKRLVAGAFVFSAGLGLVATNCVNAFSYGYDKLRFIKPTFVGDTIYTIRTNLDKRPKYAELGLIRASYEVFKGEGELVLYCEHLQTVKYQNPADFAGKTEK; this is translated from the coding sequence ATGAGTACCATCGGCGTTTCGTCCACCCATCCCAAAACTATGCCGGCAGAGCATGCCGACATTCCCGTGTGGAACAGCGAAAACTGGTTCTACGAGGATTGGCCGGTCGGCCAGAAGATCCGCTCGCTGCGGCGCACCATTTCGGAGGGCGAGTCCATGGCGTTCAACGCCCTCGTCACCGACATGCACCCCTACGTCGCCGACGATATTTTTGCCACGACCGAAGGCCAGTTCGGCAAGCGTCTCGTCGCCGGTGCCTTCGTCTTTTCCGCCGGCCTCGGCCTCGTCGCCACCAATTGCGTCAACGCCTTCTCCTACGGCTACGACAAGCTGCGCTTCATCAAGCCGACCTTTGTCGGCGACACCATCTACACCATCCGCACCAACCTCGATAAACGCCCGAAATATGCCGAGCTCGGCCTCATCCGCGCCAGCTACGAGGTGTTCAAGGGCGAAGGCGAACTCGTCCTCTACTGCGAGCACTTGCAGACGGTGAAATACCAAAACCCTGCCGATTTCGCCGGCAAGACCGAAAAGTAA
- a CDS encoding dihydrodipicolinate synthase family protein yields the protein MNTSIFTGVIPALMTPCKADRTPDYDELVRKAKELIEIGMSGVVYCGSMGDWPLLTDAQRQEGVERLVKAGIPVIVGTGAVNTASAVSHAAHAQKVGAAGLMVIPRVLSRGNQPTAQRHHFEAILSAASDTPAVIYNSPHYGFETRAELFFALRAKHRNLVGFKEFGGPEAMTYVAEHITSADPEVVMMAGVDTGVYHGYVKAGAAGTITGIGNALPRQVLHLVALAKAAAAGDLEARSRALELSEAFEVLSSWDEGTDLVLYYKYLLELQGQAAYKLHFNATDELSPSQRAWAKSQYEQFVAWYAEWSKLPGAVQKYRA from the coding sequence ATGAACACGAGCATCTTTACGGGCGTGATCCCGGCCCTGATGACACCCTGCAAAGCCGACCGCACGCCCGACTATGACGAGCTGGTCCGCAAGGCCAAGGAACTGATCGAAATCGGCATGTCGGGCGTCGTCTATTGCGGCTCGATGGGCGATTGGCCGCTGCTGACGGATGCGCAGCGCCAGGAAGGCGTCGAGCGCCTGGTCAAGGCCGGCATTCCCGTCATCGTGGGCACAGGCGCCGTCAACACGGCTTCGGCGGTGTCCCATGCCGCCCATGCCCAGAAGGTCGGCGCCGCCGGCCTCATGGTCATTCCCCGGGTACTCTCGCGGGGCAACCAGCCGACGGCGCAGCGGCATCATTTCGAGGCCATCCTCTCGGCCGCGTCGGACACGCCGGCGGTCATCTACAACAGCCCGCATTACGGCTTCGAAACCCGCGCCGAACTCTTCTTCGCCCTGCGCGCCAAGCACAGGAACCTCGTCGGCTTCAAGGAATTCGGAGGTCCGGAGGCCATGACTTACGTGGCCGAGCACATCACCAGCGCCGACCCCGAGGTCGTGATGATGGCCGGTGTCGATACCGGCGTCTATCATGGCTACGTCAAGGCCGGCGCCGCGGGCACCATCACCGGCATCGGCAATGCCCTGCCGCGCCAGGTGCTGCACCTTGTGGCCCTGGCCAAGGCCGCGGCCGCCGGCGATCTCGAGGCGCGTTCGCGCGCGCTCGAACTGAGCGAAGCGTTCGAGGTGCTGTCGTCCTGGGACGAGGGCACCGACCTGGTGCTCTACTACAAGTACCTGCTCGAGCTGCAGGGGCAGGCAGCTTACAAGCTCCATTTCAACGCGACCGACGAACTCTCCCCGAGCCAGCGGGCCTGGGCCAAGAGCCAGTACGAGCAGTTCGTCGCCTGGTATGCCGAATGGAGCAAGCTTCCCGGCGCCGTCCAGAAGTATCGCGCCTAG
- a CDS encoding extracellular solute-binding protein: MSIKLKGMTWSHPRGYEPMVATSRQWLAETGVEISWDQRSLQDFESFPVEDLARQYDLIVIDHPHVGQITAEKCLAPLDVAGRERGFADIRAGSVGKSFESYQWQGRQWAFPIDAATQVQAFRADRLPKPLTRWSEVLTLARAGKVTIPMRPPHSLMSFYTLAANLGTPCNVTGQLIAPEAGERAVAMLAELVALIDPDDFSRDPIASSELLASEDTNLAVMPLGYGYVNYAIDGFRDHRLAFADIPAAGGNGPVGSALGGTGIAVSAFSKRIGQAIDYAYWVASPPVQKTIYAISGGQPGHAAAWEDSKVNAATHDFYRDTRKTLEGAWVRPRHDGYMAFQEAASQRLNQGLLSRQSPAAIVAALNALFAESF, encoded by the coding sequence GTGAGCATCAAACTCAAGGGCATGACCTGGAGCCATCCGCGCGGTTACGAGCCGATGGTCGCCACCTCCCGCCAATGGCTGGCCGAAACCGGGGTCGAGATTTCCTGGGACCAGCGCAGCCTCCAGGATTTCGAGAGCTTTCCGGTCGAGGACCTGGCGCGCCAATACGATCTCATCGTCATCGACCATCCCCATGTGGGCCAGATCACCGCCGAGAAATGCCTCGCCCCCCTCGACGTCGCCGGCCGCGAACGCGGCTTCGCCGACATCAGGGCCGGCTCGGTCGGAAAATCCTTCGAGAGCTACCAGTGGCAGGGCCGCCAATGGGCCTTTCCCATCGATGCCGCCACGCAGGTGCAGGCTTTTCGCGCCGACAGGCTGCCAAAGCCACTGACCCGCTGGAGCGAAGTGCTCACTTTGGCGCGGGCTGGCAAAGTCACGATTCCCATGCGCCCGCCGCATTCGCTGATGAGCTTTTACACCCTCGCCGCCAATCTCGGCACGCCCTGCAACGTCACCGGCCAGCTCATCGCTCCCGAAGCGGGCGAACGCGCCGTCGCCATGCTGGCCGAACTCGTCGCCCTCATCGACCCCGATGACTTTTCCCGCGACCCCATCGCCTCCTCCGAGCTGCTGGCCAGCGAGGACACCAACCTCGCCGTCATGCCGCTCGGCTATGGCTACGTGAACTACGCCATCGACGGTTTTCGCGACCACCGCCTCGCCTTCGCCGACATCCCCGCCGCTGGCGGCAACGGCCCGGTCGGCTCGGCGCTCGGCGGCACCGGCATTGCCGTCTCGGCCTTTTCCAAACGCATCGGTCAGGCCATCGACTACGCCTATTGGGTGGCCAGCCCCCCGGTGCAGAAGACCATCTACGCCATTTCCGGCGGCCAGCCCGGCCATGCAGCCGCCTGGGAGGACAGCAAGGTCAACGCCGCCACCCATGACTTTTATCGCGACACGCGAAAAACCCTCGAAGGCGCCTGGGTGCGCCCGCGCCACGACGGCTACATGGCCTTCCAGGAGGCCGCCTCGCAGCGCCTCAACCAGGGCCTGCTGTCGCGCCAATCCCCGGCTGCCATCGTCGCCGCCCTCAACGCCCTCTTCGCGGAGTCCTTCTGA
- a CDS encoding carbohydrate ABC transporter permease, with protein MRFFRSPRAIPYLLLLPAIVVILAVVLVPLLVSFWTSFTAYNLTKPATLFQFVGLRNYQRLMVNPEFWWAFGRTLLFVTIALNVEMILGLGLALLINKITWGQRTLRTIMMFPMMFSPILVGFQFKYIFNDSVGLVNNALFDLGLIKEPIPWLVDGTLANFSILFAEIWMSTSVFAILLLAGLMALPKEPIEAAKVDGCNPVQVFRHITLPFLMPFVYIAMTIRSLDIARAYDMVRIMTNGGPAGRTELLWTLMTRTGYQNSQMGMANAMGYISILLSIVFTFYFYRKLVAARTFMGGAQ; from the coding sequence ATGCGCTTCTTCCGATCGCCCCGGGCGATACCCTATCTTCTGTTGCTCCCGGCGATCGTGGTGATCCTGGCCGTGGTGCTGGTGCCGCTCCTCGTTTCGTTCTGGACGAGCTTTACGGCCTATAACCTCACCAAGCCGGCGACGCTGTTTCAGTTCGTGGGGCTGCGCAACTACCAGCGCCTGATGGTCAATCCCGAGTTTTGGTGGGCGTTCGGACGCACGCTGCTGTTCGTCACCATCGCGCTCAATGTCGAGATGATCCTCGGGCTCGGGTTGGCGCTGCTCATCAACAAGATCACCTGGGGCCAGCGCACGCTGCGCACCATCATGATGTTCCCGATGATGTTCTCGCCCATCCTCGTGGGCTTCCAGTTCAAGTACATCTTCAACGACTCGGTGGGGCTCGTGAACAACGCGCTCTTCGACCTCGGGCTCATCAAGGAGCCGATCCCCTGGCTCGTCGACGGCACGCTCGCCAATTTCTCCATCCTTTTCGCCGAGATCTGGATGTCGACCTCGGTGTTCGCGATCCTGTTGCTGGCGGGGCTGATGGCCCTGCCCAAGGAGCCGATCGAGGCGGCAAAGGTGGATGGGTGCAATCCCGTCCAGGTCTTCCGGCACATCACGCTGCCGTTCCTGATGCCCTTCGTCTATATCGCCATGACCATCCGCTCGCTCGACATCGCCCGCGCTTATGACATGGTGCGCATCATGACCAATGGCGGGCCGGCCGGGCGCACCGAGCTCCTGTGGACGCTCATGACCCGCACCGGCTACCAGAACAGCCAGATGGGCATGGCCAACGCCATGGGCTACATCTCGATCCTGCTCTCGATCGTCTTCACCTTCTATTTCTACCGCAAGCTGGTGGCTGCGCGGACCTTCATGGGAGGCGCGCAATGA
- a CDS encoding MaoC family dehydratase, with the protein MDRPRHFEDYVLGETRSTYGRTITETDFVVHAGHTGDFFPHHMDAEAMKATPFGQRIAHGTMTFAIGIGLTASEINPLAFTYGYERLRFPKPVFIGDTIHTELTITGLDPDPKRATHGRITEQVRVLNQRGETVLACDHIYLAERRG; encoded by the coding sequence ATGGACAGACCACGGCACTTTGAAGACTACGTCCTCGGGGAAACCCGATCGACCTACGGCCGCACCATCACCGAGACCGACTTCGTCGTCCATGCCGGCCATACCGGGGATTTCTTTCCCCACCACATGGACGCCGAGGCGATGAAGGCGACGCCCTTCGGCCAGCGCATCGCCCACGGCACCATGACCTTCGCCATCGGCATCGGGCTGACCGCCAGCGAGATCAACCCGTTGGCCTTCACTTACGGCTACGAGCGGTTGCGGTTTCCCAAACCCGTCTTCATCGGCGACACCATCCATACCGAGCTCACCATTACCGGGCTCGACCCCGACCCCAAGCGCGCCACGCATGGCCGCATCACCGAACAGGTGCGCGTACTCAACCAGCGCGGCGAGACGGTGCTGGCGTGTGATCATATCTATCTGGCGGAACGACGGGGCTAG